The following nucleotide sequence is from Elusimicrobiota bacterium.
TAATAGCGCTGGTAATAACATAAGTGCACACATAATTATCAGAATTTTTTTTGCGGTTCTGCTCATTTCAATGTTCTCCTTCGTACAGTTATTTAATGATTCCTAACTTTTTAAAATATATATGGGGATTTTTAGAGACGGTTATAATAACCGTAAAAAATCCCCATATTATTAGTCTCTATCTAACCTCCCCCGGTACTTCATATAGAGGGAAAGTTATTGTGTTTTAGAAACGGTCACGTCTCGGAGGACGGTCGCCACTAGAACGATCATTAGTGCGTTCACGCGGAGGGCGCGCTTCAGCAACATTGATTTTCCGGCCATCAAGTTCCGTACCGTTCAACGTTTCAATCGCTTTCTTTGTTTCATCTTCGGTTACCATCTCAACGAAAGCAAACCCGCGCGATTTGTCAGTGTACTTATCTTTAATTACACTCGCACTGTTAACTGTCCCTGCTTTTGCAAATAAATCTTTTAAAGTTATATCCGTCGTTGTATAACTCAAGTTGCCAATAAACAATTTTGTGCCCATTCTTACCTACTAACCTTTTCCTTTACTTAATTTAACCTCGGCAGTGACATTCTACGCATACTGCCTTTTTTCCATTAACCTACTTTTACCCTATCACTTGGTAATAGTTTACTTGGGTAAACATATACCTGTCAATAATAATTTTGAAAAAACTACAGTTTTGCGACAATTCCTTCCGCTGATTCCGCGATAATTCCATGAGACGTCAGGTATCGGTAAAGCTCAGGACTCTGTGTTTTAACTTCATAATCGCTAATAACCACAATTTTATACTTACCTTTGTTCTCATCTTTCAATGTCTGTATAAACCATAATGCTTCTGTCAATGAACGTATATGAATACCCTTACGGTTACTGTAATACAGTATTTCTGGTTCAGATTTTGTAACAGCCACAATCTTATCCCCAGGTACTGTATTATCCGAAGCGATACGCGCAAGTACTAAGTAGCGGTAGTTGCTAAGTTTCAACCTATCATACAACCGTACTGTTGAGAATATACAAGTGTATACCACCAAAAACCAGACTAGGCCTTTTCCCCATATCATAGCTGTCTTACCAGCTTTCCATTCCCTCTCTTCAGACTTGGCTAACACACCGGTAACAAACCGTCCTATAAGCACGCAGGCCGCTGGCATCATCGGTAAATAATAGTATTCGTGATGCATACCTTCTGCCATTGCAATAAAAAGTATGCAGGTAGATAAGAACCATATATGCGCTAGATATTGGGTGGAACGTTCACTTTTTTTAAATAATCCCAAAATTAAAAGTATATATCCTGCATGCATATACTGGTATTCAAACAAGTTACCGAATGGACTGAACGTTTTTATCCAAAAACGCGGATTGAGCCAGGTATTTATGCTTCCCCATTTATCCTGTTCCGTAAAAGCGTTAAGTATTTTTCCGTCAGTTGCTATAGGAACGTAGTAATGATAAAACACAGGTAGAGCTAGTGAAAGTAATAATAAAATGTATAACCGCGTATCACGCAGAATTACCCACAATCCGTCCTTTACACACCAATACCACAACGCCGGTAATAGAATAAATATTGCAGGGATTTTAAGCATAAACGCAATCCCCGCAAAGAGTACCGCCAGAATATAATAACCACTTTTTTTATTATTTACCCAATATACGAAGTGATACAAAAAAATGATTGTCATACTCACCATACTCCCATCGGTTTGAAACGCGCGGGAATATATCACAGATACCGGAAGTATGGCGTAGAATATAGATGCCCATAGTGCTGAATCCTCATCCCATACATGTTTTACGAGTTTGTAAAAGAATATAAAACCCGATAAAAAAACAAGTAGTGATACCATCCTCCCTAGAAGGTCGGAAAATCCTGTGATTTTGGCAATAACACCAACTGCGAACTCATACAACCCAAATGCATTGGGGTATGGATATTCAAAATCTACCGATGGAGTGAAAAGGTTAAGAGATTCCATATAATTTCGTGCAACCATTGCGCTTGCAGTTTGACGCCAGGAATGTTCGTCAAGCAAAGGATTAGTTATCCCCCATAACCGCACCACAAGCGCAAGAATGAATACTACCCAAAACTTTTTTGACATATCAGAACACATATTTTATGCCGAACATCGCCATTCTTCCGGGAAGCGGGTAATCCGCGTCATTGATATCACTCCCCAACTGTTCTTTATACTTAGCATCAACAAGGTTGTTTACCGTTAAATAAAGTTCGAGTTTGTTAAATAACTTCTGTGTCATTATCAAATCTGCAGTTACATACCCGTCAAGGTGTTTAGTATCCATCACTACCGCCGGGTCCGGAAATGCGGCATATTTTATATAATATCTTACACGATCACCGGTATACCGGGAGTTTAGCGTTACCGTTAATCCCATCGGTGTTGTTGCGGTTACTCCGGCATTAAACTTATTCATCGGGGTATCCCCTGCACAGCGTGTTATCGCAACCATTTCGTTAGTAATAGAATTAACAATTTCTCGGTTGGTTTGCGTTGCATCTGTGTATGTGTAACTTAACGATAATTCCAATATATCAAACAACTCTGCTTTAATCTCAGCTTCCACACCTTGGGATACCAACGCATTAATATTTGACGGTTGATACTTCGGGCCATACGCGCCCATAGGACCCGTTGGCGCCCAAACTATCATATCAGTGACCTCGTTACGGAAAAGGTTAAGCCTCGCTATTACGGTATTAAAAATAGCTTCTACCCCGAAATCACCGCCAACTGAAGATTCAGGTTTTAAGTTTGGATTGCTCCTTGCGCCGGCATCTTCGGGATAGTATAAGTCATTAAATGTTGGTGCGCGGTATGCCCGCCCGGCTGACGCACGGAAATTGTAGTTTGCTAATTTGTATAAAAACGCAACCCTTGGGTTCACCTGCTGCCCGTATCCCGTATTACTATCCCACCTAAACCCGATTGTTGTTGAGAACGGATCAAATATTTGTATCTCATCTTCTACATAGGCAGCTATCGAAGTTGCGTTACTGTTTTGTTCCACATTTGTTGTAGAAACGGTGGTAAGATTCAATGTTTTTTGGTTAACCGCATACTTTTCATTTCTCACCGTCGCACCGATTACAGGACGGTGGTTTTTAATTATGAACATATTATACTGCAGGTTCAACCCCGCAATATCCGTATTTGTTATATCCGTACTTTCATAATTATTGGGAAGGAATGAAATAAAATCATAGAATGCGTATTTCCGGAGATACTCAAGCATCGCAGTTTCCCAGTACAGTTTTGCAACAAATTCGTGACCTGTATCCATCGCTACTAAACCTGTAAGATCTACATGTTCTTTAACATCTTTCTGCCGGTCGTACAGCGCTGAAACCAAGTCATTCCCAAACGTTTTCTGTGTCAATGTCCGTAAGACCGTGGTAGTTGAAGGTTGTGGCCCGGGTGCGCCAAGTAAGTCCTGGTGGTACCCAAATGAAAAATCTATTTTTAACGGTAAATTCCGGGTTTTGTAAACATACTTCCCGTTAATATCCGCACCGTAGTAGTCGCTGTTCGGCCGTATTCCTGCAGTACCGGTATAATTTGCTGATAAAAAGTATCCCAACCCTATAGCATCTAGAGTATTACTGACGTGCAGACGGTACATCTGTGTATTCCACTCGCCAAGTTCAGTTGTTACCCCGAGTTTCATATTATCTGATGGTTCCTGCGTAATAACATTTATCACTCCGCCGATTGAATTCGCACCGTATAACGCAGATGCCGGCCCGCGAAGGATTTCTATACGGCTGATATTATCTACCGGTATCTCCGCAAGGTTAGCTGTACCAAGAGACAAAGAGTTTGCCATACGCCCGTCAATAAGTACCAAATTTTGTGTAGTCAATGTCCCGCGGATTGCCGGCTGGCTTACCGCTCCGAGCCCGCCGTAATTTGTTAGCGCCAACCCCGGAGTTAAACTCAGGATATCATTAATTTTTTTTGCTGCAGGAAGAGATTCTATTAATCTTGAATTAACCACGCTCAACGTACCCGGTACTTCCTGCAAAGCGCGGGGTAGCATAGTCGCTGTTATCACCACTGCATTGAGTTCATCCTCAAACTTACCACCAGTATCTTCAGCAGCAATAATATTTATTTTGAACTGAAATACAACAGTCAATATAGCTAAACCAATTACCGTTAATTTACATCTTTTACTACTAGTTTCCATATATTCCTCTTTATCTCTCTCCTCACCCGTCGTAAGGATTTTGTTTTTCTACATACCTCTACTTCAACTCATACTTACCCACCGGGTCGGTCTTCTGACTCATGGGTCGTCCTACTCACTGCACCTTCCCGCCTGTACACAATTTGATTGCACTACAAGCAGTGGTTAAATATTACAGTTTTCGTCGCCAATCACAGCGGCGCGGGCCGTCCCCGATTAATATATCTTCTAGTTCTCACTAACGGGGTTCCCAACTAATTCCCGGTTGGTATTCAGCACATTCTCACTCAATACTCCACCCCCTTTCTCGATAATATACCATTATCGTATGGATGCTTGTGTTTCTTCATTTCAGTTACAAGATCAGCTATACCAAATATTTTCTTGCTTATGGTTGAACCTGTAAGGATTAATTCGACCTCATGTGGTTTTGTTTTTATCAGTGTAACAACATCATTTTCACTCACCCATCCGTCACGGATACTAATATTTATTTCATCAAGCACTATGAGGTCATATTTTTGTGTAAACATTTTTTTTACCTGCGCAATCCCTGCGTAACAACTCGTACGCATTTTTTCAGGGACAATATTTTTATAAAATAATTTACACTCTTTTGCAAAATAATAGACTTTAACCCCAAGCTTACGCAAAATAGTGTCCTCCCCATATGACCATCTAGCAGGATCCTTATGAAAATGCACTACAGCTACTTTCCAACCATATGATATGGAACGTATCACATGCCCCACCGCAGCAGTAGTTTTACCCTTCCCTCCGCCGGTATAGACTTGAATTAAGCCGACCTTCCCCCTTTTATTTATATTTCTTTTATTCATAATGTTTTTGGTACCGCAAGCACGTGTTTTGGAACGGTAAAAACTACCGGCTTTTTTGATAATGGGTTCTCACGGACAACCACAACGGTGTTATATACATGCTCAATAATTTCGTACTTCAAAACCTCAGCCGGAGTTCCTATAATCTCAACCTTTCCTTTGTTAAGCAATACTATTGAATCGCAATACTCACTTGCGAGGTTGAGGTCATGAATTACCATCAAAATAGTAACTTTCTTTTCAGAGTTCAATAATTTAACCTTATCCAGGATTTCTACTTGATGAGAAATATCCAAAAATGTTGTTGGTTCATCAAGTAACAACACCTGCGGTTTCTGCGCTAACGCTTGCGCTAATAACACTCTTTGGCGTTCACCACCGGATAATGTGTTCACTTCTCGTTCACGGAGGTTGTGTACGTCAGCAAACTGTAAACTTTGCTCTACAATAACGCGATCTCTTTCACCAGCAGCTTCCAAACGGCTAAGCCATGGATATCGTCCCATAAGTACAAAATCGTATACCGTATATCCAAACGGGACACTGAACACCTGAGGTAGTACCGCTACAGTTTTTGCCAGAACAGCTACGGGTATACTGCGAAGATTCTTGTCGTTGAGATAAACATCACCCGACCAAGGAGATAATATTTTTGTCGCTAACCTTACGACCGTCGTTTTACCCGCGCCGTTCGGTCCGATAATACCTGTAATACTTCCCTCCGGGATTGTAAACGATACGCCATCAATAACTTTTGTACCGTCATATCCTGTAGTAACACTTGCAAATTTTAATATATCCACAACTTTATTAAAACCATTCTTTCTTTTGATTTTTCATTAGGTACCACAAGAAGAACACGCCACCTACTACACCAGTGATAACTCCTACCGGCAGTTCAAGCGGGACAATTATTGTCCGCGCTAAAGTATCGCATAAAGCTAAAAATATCGCACCGGCAATAAATGTTGAGGGAATAAGATACAAATGCTTATTCCCCGCCACACGGCGCATTAAATGTGGAATTATCAACCCGACAAACCCTATGACACCCGACATTGCTACGCAAGTGCCGGTAAGAAATGATGCAAGGATAAAAAACATTTTCTTCGCATTTTCCGCGCTTACCCCTAACTGCACCGCGCGTTCTTCTCCTAATGTTAATAAATCGAGTTCCCGCGAAAAATATATCAGCACTATTGTTGAAAGTACTACTATTGTCCCACATAACGGTATAAGTTCCGTCCTTGCTGTGGATAAATCTCCCATCAGCCAGATCAATGTATTCTGCACTTTTTCAGCAGAAACCAGTGCAAGTATAAGCAGTACCAATGATGAGAAAAGATAACTCAGTACCACGCCGCTGAGTATAAGAGTGGTTACTGAAAACCTTCTCCTCGCAGCTAGGACGTAAACTAACCCTACCGCCAAAAGCGCACCTAGGAATGAACATACGGGCAGTATCCATCCTCCTAATAATTTATCCAATCCTAGTACTAACGATAATGTTACCCCAAACACTGCTCCCCCTGAAATTCCCAGTGTATACGGTTCCGCCAGGGGATTACGCAATATTCCTTGAAATACCCCGCCACTGACTGCTAACCCTGCACCGATAAGCATGCTTAATATTATACGGGGTAATCGTATTTTCCAAATAATAACTTGCGCGGTTATATCCACAGAGTTACCGAAGATAACATCAATGACATCTTTCACAGTCAAACCGCTGCCTCCAATGAAAATGGAGAAGATAAATGTTAGTCCTAGGAGTATTAAGAGCACGAGAAACATGCGTAGTTTCATGTTATTCCTTTAGTTTACCTTGTCTTATTTTGTTTTCCCTTTTAACTATTTTTTCTTTGTTAACAAAAACATCGGGATGAAAATACTTGCCAACTGTTTCCACTCCGGCAACAAACGCTTCAGGTGTTGGCGCACAAACTACCCTCGGATCGTTTATCACATATATCCTGTTATTCTTTACTGCTTTGAGGGTTTGATATTTTTTCCATTCCTCAAGCTCAGCCTCTGCAACTTTACCCATAGAAACTATCACTATCATCTCAGGATTTTGCGCAACTGCAGTTTCACGGTTATACCGTTGATATGCTGTATTTAATTTATTAACGTTCTCACCGCCCGCACGGATAATTATTTCGTTGACAAACGATTCACTACCCACCGTGATCAATGGATCCGTGCCTAACACCCAGAACACTGTAGGCCTGTTTTTACCTTTTAACCGCATATCATAATTCTCAAGTTTTTTGGTGTACCCGGCTAACAACTTCCGTGCATACTCTTCTTTACCAGTAAGTTGCGCGATTTTAAGAAAATTTGTGCTTATCTCTTGAAATGACGATTCATTCGGTAGCTGTGCTACGTTTAGACCAAGTTTTTTTAGTTTATCAACAATTCCGGGATTGTTCCATTCCGCAGCTATAATTATGTCAGGTTTTAGGCTAATAATTTTTTCGAGGTTTGGTTCTACCCAGGTACCGACCACATTTTTTTTCTTTGCTTCCCGAGGATAATCACAAAAAGCTGTCACACCTATAATTTTATCCTGCGCGCCAAGCGCATAAATGTTTGCCGTCACTGCCGGAGATAATGACACAATACGTTGCGGTAGCTTTTCGCTATTACTGCCTGATACTAAAACGGAAACGCTTACCTGTAAACACAACAGTATCAATACGCATGTGCGTACAGTATTTACTTTTTTTCCCATAAAAAATCCTTAACCTCAAAAAAACGGGTAATGAGATTAAGGATTAAACACGCGTGTACCGCTTTAATTCCTTTTCATCCTCATCTCATTCCACGAAGAATTCGTTGGATGATAGTATGTTAGAGCGTATCGTCAGGTATTCTGGCTTGCGTATCATCCTACTTACCGTACCTTCCCACAAGTATTACAGTTTTTTGTCTTTACACTGTACCTGCCTGTAGTGGTTGTGATTTCTCACCCACGGTTTTCGTCAACGCTTACAGCGGCGGGTCCGCTTACGATTTACACGTAATTCCCAATGCCGATGCTCAGCACTTACATCATATAAGTAATATTTATAAAGAACTTATAACCTCAAAACTATTGTATTCATCAAATTATAGTTTGTCAAACAAAAACTTTATATTCTCTTTTTCTTTATTCTACACCGCAGTGGTTTCCTTATCCGTCACAACCTCTTCTATACGTTTCAGGCCATTACGGTTAAGTACTATGCGGTATCTCTCGTAAGTTGTTTGATCATTTGATGAGTATTTGATTATCATATTAATATGATACACTCGTTCGCCATAAACTTTTTTGTATAGCTCTTTTTCATCAGGTAAATACAACGATTTTTCAGGGTTGTCCATCTTGAATAAAAATCGCCATACATTGAACCTCATGATATCGTTTATTCCTTCAATATTATAACTATGATGCAGGTTTTTGAACATTTCGGAATAGATTGTAATTTCTTTACGATACATTATCAACTGTTCACCAAACCAGCCGTTATCAATCCCTGTAATGTGATCTCGGTTACGGAGCTTCATAATCGCCGGAGGAGCTTTTGATTCATTTACAAAATCAAAACTTTCACGGCACACACCGATTTTATTCACCGGATCACTGTAAATACTGGTTTTGTGGTCGTAAAAAAAATGTTCTATTTTGCCCATAAAGTATTGACGCAATAATTCTTTGATCCGGTCTTTAAACATATAACTGATTACGAGAACAACAAAAAAAGTGGTTGATAAATTACCGCCGTACTGCATCTGTGTCCAAAATGCTGCGCCTGTAGCAAATATCATTGATATTCCCGCAGCTATTCCAAAGATAATTTGTTCTACCAACTTCCCCTCTTTTTCTGTACGTATATCAAGAAACAATATGCTTTCCATATACTTTTTAAAAACGCTGCGGCGGTATAGCGTTTCTTCGTTCTCTACGGAACTACCAGGAACAGAGGGATACCGTTTTTCTTTGCGGTATTTATGTTCAGTATTAACAAATTCAAGTAGTTCTTTACCATAAAGGCTTACTTTATTCCCACCCTTGTCTTTTATTATACGCATCAGCCAGTAACTATAATTTTCTACAAGATGGCTTATATATTCATCTCCAAAAAGAT
It contains:
- a CDS encoding glycosyltransferase family 39 protein, with amino-acid sequence MSKKFWVVFILALVVRLWGITNPLLDEHSWRQTASAMVARNYMESLNLFTPSVDFEYPYPNAFGLYEFAVGVIAKITGFSDLLGRMVSLLVFLSGFIFFYKLVKHVWDEDSALWASIFYAILPVSVIYSRAFQTDGSMVSMTIIFLYHFVYWVNNKKSGYYILAVLFAGIAFMLKIPAIFILLPALWYWCVKDGLWVILRDTRLYILLLLSLALPVFYHYYVPIATDGKILNAFTEQDKWGSINTWLNPRFWIKTFSPFGNLFEYQYMHAGYILLILGLFKKSERSTQYLAHIWFLSTCILFIAMAEGMHHEYYYLPMMPAACVLIGRFVTGVLAKSEEREWKAGKTAMIWGKGLVWFLVVYTCIFSTVRLYDRLKLSNYRYLVLARIASDNTVPGDKIVAVTKSEPEILYYSNRKGIHIRSLTEALWFIQTLKDENKGKYKIVVISDYEVKTQSPELYRYLTSHGIIAESAEGIVAKL
- a CDS encoding cob(I)yrinic acid a,c-diamide adenosyltransferase → MNKRNINKRGKVGLIQVYTGGGKGKTTAAVGHVIRSISYGWKVAVVHFHKDPARWSYGEDTILRKLGVKVYYFAKECKLFYKNIVPEKMRTSCYAGIAQVKKMFTQKYDLIVLDEINISIRDGWVSENDVVTLIKTKPHEVELILTGSTISKKIFGIADLVTEMKKHKHPYDNGILSRKGVEY
- a CDS encoding helical backbone metal receptor, which codes for MGKKVNTVRTCVLILLCLQVSVSVLVSGSNSEKLPQRIVSLSPAVTANIYALGAQDKIIGVTAFCDYPREAKKKNVVGTWVEPNLEKIISLKPDIIIAAEWNNPGIVDKLKKLGLNVAQLPNESSFQEISTNFLKIAQLTGKEEYARKLLAGYTKKLENYDMRLKGKNRPTVFWVLGTDPLITVGSESFVNEIIIRAGGENVNKLNTAYQRYNRETAVAQNPEMIVIVSMGKVAEAELEEWKKYQTLKAVKNNRIYVINDPRVVCAPTPEAFVAGVETVGKYFHPDVFVNKEKIVKRENKIRQGKLKE
- a CDS encoding TonB-dependent receptor: METSSKRCKLTVIGLAILTVVFQFKINIIAAEDTGGKFEDELNAVVITATMLPRALQEVPGTLSVVNSRLIESLPAAKKINDILSLTPGLALTNYGGLGAVSQPAIRGTLTTQNLVLIDGRMANSLSLGTANLAEIPVDNISRIEILRGPASALYGANSIGGVINVITQEPSDNMKLGVTTELGEWNTQMYRLHVSNTLDAIGLGYFLSANYTGTAGIRPNSDYYGADINGKYVYKTRNLPLKIDFSFGYHQDLLGAPGPQPSTTTVLRTLTQKTFGNDLVSALYDRQKDVKEHVDLTGLVAMDTGHEFVAKLYWETAMLEYLRKYAFYDFISFLPNNYESTDITNTDIAGLNLQYNMFIIKNHRPVIGATVRNEKYAVNQKTLNLTTVSTTNVEQNSNATSIAAYVEDEIQIFDPFSTTIGFRWDSNTGYGQQVNPRVAFLYKLANYNFRASAGRAYRAPTFNDLYYPEDAGARSNPNLKPESSVGGDFGVEAIFNTVIARLNLFRNEVTDMIVWAPTGPMGAYGPKYQPSNINALVSQGVEAEIKAELFDILELSLSYTYTDATQTNREIVNSITNEMVAITRCAGDTPMNKFNAGVTATTPMGLTVTLNSRYTGDRVRYYIKYAAFPDPAVVMDTKHLDGYVTADLIMTQKLFNKLELYLTVNNLVDAKYKEQLGSDINDADYPLPGRMAMFGIKYVF
- a CDS encoding ABC transporter ATP-binding protein; its protein translation is MDILKFASVTTGYDGTKVIDGVSFTIPEGSITGIIGPNGAGKTTVVRLATKILSPWSGDVYLNDKNLRSIPVAVLAKTVAVLPQVFSVPFGYTVYDFVLMGRYPWLSRLEAAGERDRVIVEQSLQFADVHNLREREVNTLSGGERQRVLLAQALAQKPQVLLLDEPTTFLDISHQVEILDKVKLLNSEKKVTILMVIHDLNLASEYCDSIVLLNKGKVEIIGTPAEVLKYEIIEHVYNTVVVVRENPLSKKPVVFTVPKHVLAVPKTL
- a CDS encoding RNA-binding protein, whose translation is MGTKLFIGNLSYTTTDITLKDLFAKAGTVNSASVIKDKYTDKSRGFAFVEMVTEDETKKAIETLNGTELDGRKINVAEARPPRERTNDRSSGDRPPRRDRF
- a CDS encoding iron ABC transporter permease, which produces MKLRMFLVLLILLGLTFIFSIFIGGSGLTVKDVIDVIFGNSVDITAQVIIWKIRLPRIILSMLIGAGLAVSGGVFQGILRNPLAEPYTLGISGGAVFGVTLSLVLGLDKLLGGWILPVCSFLGALLAVGLVYVLAARRRFSVTTLILSGVVLSYLFSSLVLLILALVSAEKVQNTLIWLMGDLSTARTELIPLCGTIVVLSTIVLIYFSRELDLLTLGEERAVQLGVSAENAKKMFFILASFLTGTCVAMSGVIGFVGLIIPHLMRRVAGNKHLYLIPSTFIAGAIFLALCDTLARTIIVPLELPVGVITGVVGGVFFLWYLMKNQKKEWF